One window of the Aptenodytes patagonicus chromosome 5, bAptPat1.pri.cur, whole genome shotgun sequence genome contains the following:
- the MKI67 gene encoding proliferation marker protein Ki-67 isoform X2, with product MSPFSKLYEKLKHEIKVKKSLQEGNVSQQAAKDGKSVLLEPSAQISSSSCVYDLGNLTKEKKIGRSENTEECKIKTKPEATSSEFNQISAVGSATKKSLTKSPQTSVSKEMSRDIGKRSHLQDHKELSTAGKSKDTEVATKPSKENDGNAAFSLKPCSIECLDYADKMKIFSSAIAVDKIARTTNMTDVSEVDKNVLSTQTPRRKSPRSHFMLPTKETSRMTPVNTDNPTTRRRVSMKRKSSSEVSAETQREDSACRNDSLKQLPLAENKCLKQRRNSNQHTPGKPVQKEVLKEICDEANFVHSKERHSETPASFSSSKSPRRNNRQCKELSNKSVHSETLASEEVTSELASPAGQKSDSGRRKRGGPRTSGLLTEKALETNAVQEHHDNTTDRKDNGTKEELATKGYNQKQDLEDASVIRPRILSSKRRSSGSATALKDNEAVSEMNISGLLAGEESGKTKRISQKRKSGDLLLQPSGKRKRVSFGGHLSPELFDKSLPPNSPLKRGAIPARLSLPFGNSPRAVLKKVQGLKHFAVQELSEHSQKEKMSPKNLPTQKSPAASSPASGKATPKFTLGSPAPYTKGRFSVSHITPPLPIAEENDAVAEDMNTKVTPMKRRGGAVAVINAKRRSGASSANLLVAKSWAEVVKLGVARPQSRTVKKRVRKGRSLKKITQSPKTPERKIKGHFSTGHAESPATIVVGRAYSTTVRMAGQVPKVVKNPILKLNMNMDESFTGMNEMFQTPENKSGKTLPLATVQKTDFTPTCTAVEISELHTPEESGEMMVSPLNSSDASEQKQDSPGVCRFLREESLKSMFDAISTKTPEKRKTVLEENISVDSLSIIPEKQASRVKPGSKRGTPKQNLEPVEVVSGIKQLLRTPEQRSEPVEALSGIKQLMKTPKQKSEPVEALSGIKQLMKTPKQKSEPVEALSGIKQLMKTPKQKSEPVEALSGIRQLMKTPKQKSEPVEALSGIRQLMKTPKQKSEPVEALSGIKQLMKTPKQKSEPVEALSGIKQLMKTPKQKSEPVEALSGIKQLMKTPKQKSEPVEVLSGIKQLMRTPQQKPEPVEVLSGIKQLLRTPQQKPEPVEVLSGIKQLLRTPQQELEPITDEIAFKRLLKTPVQQREAVKDVAGVTLIKKTPKLKYQPVEDMIGVSRIFKTPKEKVEPIEDMFGISRLLKTPREKHQPVDDFVGLQRLMAEPRQKCSDFEVDYVGVMEMFDIPEETKVRSVNVTDSKQEDTAPPCTNSGHKYEDKGNISQGEDSQQKESTSEDQSTQRPTRSRSRKTIHPASTKQCEKDLNLKESQGLEKKSTQEEMGEISTSTSVAKKEGRGRRTNCCSQEEIVSKHPDQEKVETLSFVEPHGATQRPERGKRKDLKELKHPSENLESCGKGSSVLGKEPANMKQTLQEYGINDVLETEDDPTIKIVSVSSCIQNENCQLQTGLRKKENKSNEGGVEDSEEMLLSPGKRSRRVKKVENTEPLIPPKRGRRARNDQVKQASSEDLHGTTRKLCKDPSAKMIQRDEQTFDKDTETATAEESENGTKLEIKITEKRVKSLRSARKHSTEVKADICGMALGNIENIQKTEETSAETHTEIQSHIKNEIKVSQGDETENVQENTTEASQRLKAESPSGGTNKMPVTALNLEANRSAVQETNRTRNRRGKNDSLEKRTDEFAKDVNNPELITPKFKSETEMDESLKDSSSSVCIKNTYQVTKDHNNPAGTSIPAANSDSLARSHQKRTRNEQGILKPKQTEILQENQAQNNGTACRRGRGRQVNFELKEASSKVVGGKRSLPGDDKGMTYKVGQHETSENPSSQVRRSRRKQADSMPQIACSTFMEKQTLTADHSKDEASVKEQDSALEVTPSSTEDKPLRRGKRREVAAASQTSRSLSIRKRRGLLEGDDKKMTVREDQNPALGNKTLQAKANASARDKRKKMDLTAEAKSSSSLQRKCGLSETDDKEESINEEQNMPLETVSCAKEKPLGRGRRKETALASHTTDYISLRGKRGLPADNGREEAPKEDQNVPLETFDSPVKENQLRKGRKKEIALLLGATNCTSIQRKQGLSKESGRKSNYGETKKLILENSASQEKMGLSKGNSRQTVTSLSLSSTSLQGLPEDGKNETPEEQQSVLLEVAPSEKENPSRVGRKKTISSKSEETSSTFLRQKPGLPKDRGQKRILKEGEDTPLENNSSQGKTRQLRNKRKKVEFTSEAATSTSICKNGNLPENSKTSETQNVCLTSTGSEKNNQSGKGKEFNPIQQATSTSRRRKCQLPADDLASKKLKSENDENRLLQKGKRNRTKEELGEEDIRATRTAGGTDRKTRSSTRTSARTRK from the exons atgtcTCCCTTTAGTAAACTCTATGAAAAACTGAAACATGAGATTAAAGTGAAAAAATCTCTGCAAGAGGGAAATGTATCTCAACAAGCTGCAAAAGATGGTAAGAGTGTTCTGCTAGAACCAAGTGCTCAAATTTCGTCATCAAGTTGTGTTTATGATCTGGGAAACctgactaaagaaaaaaagataggcagaagtgaaaatactgaagaatgtaaaataaaaacaaagccagaagcaACCAGTTCAGAATTTAACCAGATCTCAGCTGTAGGAAGTGCTACCAAGAAGAGTTTAACCAAAAGTCCTCAAACTTCTGTTTCAAAGGAGATGTCAAGAGATATTGGTAAAAGAAGTCACTTGCAGGATCATAAGGAACTAAGTACAGCAGGCAAATCTAAAGATACTGAAGTTGCAACCAAACCCAGTAAGGAGAATGAtggaaatgcagcattttcacTGAAGCCGTGCTCTATAGAATGCTTGGATTATgcagataaaatgaaaatattcagctCTGCAATAGCAGTAGATAAAATAGCACGAACAACTAACATGACAGATGTTTCTGAAGTAGATAAAAACGTTCTGTCTACACAAACGCCCAGAAGGAAGAGTCCTCGGTCTCATTTCATGTTGCCTACCAAAGAAACTAGCAGAATGACTCCTGTAAATACTGATAATCCAACAACTCGACGACGTGTGTCAATGAAACGTAAGTCGTCTTCAGAAGTTTCAGCTGAAACTCAAAGGGAAGATTCAGCGTGCAGAAATGATAGCCTCAAACAACTGCCTTTGgcagaaaataaatgcttaaaacaaAGACGAAATAGTAACCAACATACACCAGGAAAACCTGTACAAAAAGAAGTGCTGAAAGAAATTTGTGATGAGGCAAACTTTGTTCATTCAAAAGAGAGACATTCTGAAACTCCTGCCTCTTTTTCTAGTTCCAAGAGTCCCAGAAGAAATAACAGGCAATGTAAAGAATTGTCAAACAAAAGTGTCCATTCAGAGACACTGGCTTCAGAAGAGGTAACATCAGAACTGGCATCTCCTGCTGGTCAGAAATCTGactctggaagaagaaaaaggggtgGGCCAAGGACCTCTGGACTGCTAACTGAAAAAGCATTGGAGACAAATGCCGTTCAAGAACATCATGATAATACTACAGACAGAAAAGACAACGGAACTAAAGAAGAGCTGGCCACAAAGGGATATAATCAGAAACAAGATTTGGAAGATGCAAGTGTTATAAGACCTCGTATATTGTCATCAAAGAGAAGGTCTTCTGGAAGTGCTACTGCACTGAAAGACAATGAGGCTGTCTCAGAAATGAATATTTCTGGCCTGTTGGCTGGAGAAGAATCAG GCAAGACAAAAAGGATAtctcagaagaggaaaagtggtGATTTGTTACTTCagccttcaggaaaaagaaagagagtgtCTTTTGGTGGTCATCTAAGTCCAGAACTTTTTGATAAAAGTTTGCCTCCCAACTCGCCCCTTAAAAGAGGTGCGATTCCTGCAAGACTGAGCTTACCGTTTGGAAACTCGCCACGTGCGGTTCTGAAAAAGGTTCAGGGATTGAAGCACTTTGCAGTCCAG gaACTTTCTGAACATTCgcagaaagaaaaaatgtcaccAAAAAATTTGCCAACCCAGAAGTCCCCGGCTGCCTCATCCCCTGCCTCTGGGAAGGCGACACCTAAATTTACTTTAGGCTCTCCAGCACCTTACACAAAAGGAcgtttctctgtttctcacatcACACCACCATTACCAATTGCAGAAGAGAATGATGCTGTTGCAGAAGACATGAATACAAAG GTCACTCCCATGAAGAGGAGAGGTGGGGCTGTAGCAGTTATCAATGCAAAAAGAAGAAGTGGTGCCTCTAGTGCCAATTTACTAG ttgCAAAATCTTGGGCAGAAGTGGTAAAATTAGGTGTTGCAAGACCACAATCGAGGACTGTTAAAAAAAGAGTCCGAAAAGGAAGATCACTGAAGAAGATAACCCAGTCACCAAag actccagaaagaaaaataaaaggtcattTTAGTACAGGTCATGCAGAGTCACCTGCTACAATAGTTGTAGGTAGAGCTTATTCCACCACAGTAAGAATGGCTGGACAGGTCCCTAAAGTGGTAAAAAATCCTATCCTGAAGCTAAACATGAACATGGACGAAAGCTTCACAG GAATGAATGAAATGTTTCAAACTCCAGAAAATAAGAGTGGAAAAACATTACCTTTGGCGACTGTTCAGAAGACTGATTTTACACCAACGTGTACTGCAGTGGAAATTTCTGAATTGCACACTCCTGAAGAATCTG GAGAGATGATGGTGTCACCGTTAAATAGTTCAGATGCTTCAGAACAGAAACAAGATAGTCCAGGCGTTTGTCGCTTTCTGAGAGAGGAATCTCTAAAGTCTATGTTTGATGCGATTTCCACGAAAactcctgaaaaaagaaaaactgtgctGGAAGAAAATATTAGTGTGGATAGTTTGTCTATAATTCCAGAAAAACAAGCATCTCGGGTGAAACCAGGAAGTAAAAGGGGGACTCCAAAGCAGAACTTGGAGCCAGTTGAGGTCGTGTCAGGCATCAAGCAGCTTTTAAGGACCCCAGAGCAAAGGTCAGAACCAGTAGAGGCCTTGTCAGGCATCAAGCAGCTCATGAAGACCCCGAAGCAGAAGTCGGAGCCTGTAGAGGCTTTGTCAGGCATCAAGCAGCTCATGAAGACCCCGAAGCAGAAGTCGGAACCTGTAGAGGCTTTGTCAGGCATCAAGCAGCTCATGAAGACCCCGAAGCAGAAGTCGGAGCCTGTAGAGGCTTTGTCAGGCATCAGGCAGCTCATGAAGACCCCGAAGCAGAAGTCGGAGCCTGTAGAGGCTTTGTCAGGCATCAGGCAGCTCATGAAGACCCCGAAGCAGAAGTCGGAGCCTGTAGAGGCTTTGTCAGGCATCAAGCAGCTCATGAAGACCCCGAAGCAGAAGTCGGAGCCTGTAGAGGCTTTGTCAGGCATCAAGCAGCTCATGAAGACCCCAAAGCAGAAGTCGGAGCCTGTAGAGGCTTTGTCAGGCATCAAGCAGCTCATGAAGACCCCAAAGCAAAAGTCTGAGCCAGTCGAGGTCCTATCAGGCATCAAGCAGCTCATGAGGACCCCACAGCAGAAGCCAGAGCCAGTCGAGGTCCTATCAGGCATCAAGCAGCTCTTGAGGACCCCGCAGCAGAAGCCAGAACCAGTTGAGGTCCTGTCAGGTATCAAGCAGCTCTTGAGGACCCCGCAGCAAGAGTTGGAACCTATTACAGATGAAATTGCCTTTAAAAGATTGCTGAAGACTCCAGTACAACAAAGGGAAGCAGTAAAAGATGTGGCAGGTGTTACTTTAATCAAGAAAACTCCAAAGCTGAAATATCAACCAGTAGAAGACATGATTGGGGTCAGCCGTATTTTCAAGACACCAAAGGAAAAAGTTGAACCCATAGAAGATATGTTTGGTATTAGTAGACTACTGAAGACTCCAAGAGAGAAGCATCAACCAGTTGATGATTTTGTGGGTCTGCAAAGGCTTATGGCAGAACCCAGGCAGAAATGTTCTGATTTTGAAGTGGACTATGTTGGAGTTATGGAAATGTTTGATATACCAGAGGAAACTAAG GTCAGATCAGTAAATGTTACGGATTCTAAGCAAGAAGATACTGCACCTCCTTGTACTAATTCTGGTCATAAATATG aagacaaaggaaatatttcacaAGGTGAAGATTCTCAACAGAAGGAATCAACTAGTGAAGACCAGTCTACCCAGAGACCAACAAGGAGCAGATCACGGAAAACAATACATCCTGCTTCAACAAAGCAGTGTGAAAAGgatttgaatttaaaagaatCACAAGGTCTCGAAAAGAAGAGCACCCAAGAGGAGATGGGAGAGATCAGTACTTCAACTTCAGTAgctaaaaaggaaggaagaggaaggagaacaaACTGTTGCTCACAAGAAGAAATTGTTTCAAAGCACCCTGATCAGGAAAAAGTTGAAACTCTTTCATTTGTGGAACCACATGGAGCTACTCAAAGACCAGAAAGAGGTAAAAGGAAAGACCTGAAGGAGTTAAAACATCCAAGTGAGAATCTTGAGTCTTGTGGCAAAGGTTCTTCAGTGCTAGGAAAAGAACCTGCAAATATGAAACAGACTTTGCAGGAGTATGGCATCAATGACGTATTAGAAACTGAAGATGATCCAACCATAAAGATAGTAAGTGTATCTAGTtgcattcaaaatgaaaattgtcAACTGCAAacaggtttaagaaaaaaagaaaacaaatctaatGAAGGTGGTGTAGAAGATAGCGAAGAAATGCTTCTGTCACCAGGGAAGAGGTCTAGGAGGgtaaaaaaagtagaaaacacaGAACCACTGATTCCAcccaaaagaggaagaagagctagAAATGACCAAGTTAAACAAGCTTCTTCAGAGGACCTTCATGGGACAACAAGGAAGCTTTGCAAAGACCCATCAGCAAAGATGATACAAAGAGATGAACAGACTTTTGACAAAGATACTGAGACTGCCACAGCAGAAGAATCTGAAAATGGAACTAAACTTGAAATAAAGATAACAGAGAAAAGAGTTAAGTCTTTAAGAAGTGCTAGAAAACACTCAACTGAAGTAAAAGCAGACATTTGCGGCATGGCACTTGGAAATatagaaaacattcagaaaactgaGGAAACTTCAGCTGAAACTCATACTGAAATACAATCACACATCAAAAATGAGATTAAAGTATCTCAGggagatgaaacagaaaatgttcaGGAAAATACAACAGAGGCATCTCAAAGATTAAAGGCGGAGTCACCTTCTGGAGGGACAAACAAAATGCCAGTTACTGCTCTGAACTTGGAAGCAAACAGAAGTGCAGTACAAGAAACAAACAGAACTAGGAACAGGAGAGGCAAAAATGACTctttggagaaaaggactgaTGAATTTGCCAAAGATGTAAACAACCCAGAACTAATTACTCCCAAATTTAAGTCAGAAACAGAAATGGACGAATCTCTCAAAGATTCTTCGAGCTCTGTTTGTATCAAGAATACATACCAAGTCACGAAGGACCATAACAACCCAGCTGGCACATCAATACCTGCTGCAAACAGTGACAGTCTTGCTCGTAGCCATCAAAAGCGGACAAGAAATGAACAGGGAATACTTAAACCAAAGCAAACTGAAATCCTGCAAGAGAATCAAGCACAAAACAATGGAACTGCATGTAGAAGGGGTAGAGGTAGACAAGTTAATTTTGAACTTAAAGAAGCCAGTTCCAAAGTGGTTGGAGGAAAAAGGAGTTTACCTGGGGATGACAAAGGAATGACTTACAAAGTTGGTCAACATGAGACTTCAGAAAATCCTTCTTCACAAGTaaggaggagcagaagaaagcaagctgattCCATGCCACAAATAGCTTGTTCTACCTttatggaaaaacaaacattaacTGCAGATCATAGTAAAGATGAGGCTTCTGTAAAGGAGCAAGATTCAGCTTTGGAAGTTACTCCCTCTTCAACAGAAGACAAGCCACTGAGACGAGGGAAAAGACGAGAGGTTGCTGCAGCATCACAAACATCTAGATCTCTTTCTATCAGAAAAAGACGTGGGTTGCTAGAAGGTGATGATAAAAAGATGACTGTGAGAGAAGATCAAAATCCAGCTTTAGGAAATAAAACTTTGCAGGCAAAAGCAAATGCATCAGCAAgggacaaaaggaaaaagatggatCTAACAGCAGAGGCAAAAAGTTCATCTTCCCTTCAGAGAAAATGTGGCTTGTCAGAAACTGATGATAAAGAGGAGAGTATTAATGAAGAACAAAATATGCCTTTGGAAACAGTGTCCTGTGCAAAAGAGAAGCCATTAGGAAGgggcagaaggaaagaaactgctCTGGCATCACACACAACTGATTACATTTCTCTTAGAGGAAAACGCGGTTTGCCAGCAGATAATGGTAGGGAAGAAGCTCCGAAAGAAGATCAAAATGTTCCATTAGAAACTTTTGATTCACCTGTAAAAGAAAATcaactaagaaaaggcagaaagaaagaaattgcccTCTTGTTAGGAGCCACAAATTGTACTTCTATTCAGCGAAAACAGGGCTTATCAAAAGAAAGTGGTAGAAAGAGTAATTATGGGGAAACAAAAAAGCTGATTTTGGAAAATTCTGCTTCCCAAGAAAAAATGGGTCTTTCAAAAGGGAACTCGAGGCAAACAGTCACTTCACTGTCTCTTAGTTCTACCTCACTTCAAGGTTTGCCAGAAGATGGTAAGAATGAAACTCCTGAAGAACAACAGAGTGTACTTCTGGAAGTAGctccatctgaaaaagaaaatccatcaagAGTGGGCAGAAAGAAAACGATTTCTTCCAAATCTGAAGAAACTAGTTCCACTTTTCTCAGGCAAAAGCCTGGCTTGCCCAAAGATAGAGGTCAAAAGAGGATTCTTAAAGAAGGTGAAGATACACCTCTAGAAAATAATTCATCTCAGGGAAAAACAAGGCAAttgaggaataaaaggaaaaaggtagAATTCACATCAGAGGCAGCTACTTCTACTTCTATCTGTAAAAACGGCAACTTACCAGAAAACAGTAAGACTTCGGAAACTCAAAATGTGTGTTTGACGTCCACTGGTTCcgaaaaaaataatcagtctggaaaaggaaaagagtttAACCCTATACAGCAGGCAACTTCCACTTCTCGCAGAAGAAAATGTCAGTTGCCAGCAGATGACTTAGCAtccaaaaaattaaaatcag AGAATGATGAAAATAGATtgctacaaaaaggaaaaagaaacagaactaaaGAAGAACTTGGCGAAGAGGATATAAGGGCTACTCGGACTGCTGGAGGGACGGACAGGAAGACAAGATCAAGCACAAGAACAAGTGCGAGAACAAGAAAATAG